A stretch of Dietzia lutea DNA encodes these proteins:
- a CDS encoding pyridoxal phosphate-dependent aminotransferase, producing the protein MTVRRLAPHATTIFTEVSRLATHFDAINLGQGFPDTDGPESMIEAAVRALRGGHNQYPPGMGIPELRHAIVADETARTGLVHDPETETLVTVGATEAIAAAVVGLVEYDDEVVVIEPYYDSYVAAVAMAGATRRAARLVRSGGHIRLDVDSLREAFSPRTRAVLVNTPHNPTGAVLPREDLEEIAALCHEFDAIAVSDEVYSHLTYDGVEHVSIATLPGMAERTLRISSAGKLLNCTGWKIGWVTGPADLVEGARTARQYMSFTVASPLQPAVAHALRHEQEWIATLREDMQARRDELAGILTGVGFDLVVAQGTYFLTADPSPLGVTDAAAWCLELPEKVGVAAVPFAPFTDAFTDDWSHLVRFAFCKRPEVLAEAGRRLQALAR; encoded by the coding sequence ATGACGGTCCGCAGACTCGCGCCCCACGCCACGACGATCTTCACCGAGGTCTCGCGCCTGGCCACGCACTTCGACGCGATCAACCTGGGGCAGGGTTTCCCGGACACGGACGGGCCGGAGTCGATGATCGAGGCGGCGGTGCGGGCCCTGCGCGGAGGCCACAACCAGTACCCGCCCGGCATGGGGATCCCCGAGCTGCGCCACGCGATCGTCGCCGACGAGACCGCGCGCACCGGCCTGGTGCACGATCCGGAGACCGAGACGTTGGTGACGGTCGGCGCGACGGAGGCCATCGCCGCCGCGGTGGTGGGCCTGGTGGAGTACGACGACGAGGTGGTCGTCATCGAACCGTACTACGACTCCTACGTGGCCGCGGTGGCGATGGCCGGGGCCACCCGTCGCGCCGCGCGGTTGGTCCGCTCGGGCGGCCATATCCGACTCGACGTGGACTCGCTGCGGGAGGCGTTCTCACCGCGGACGCGGGCCGTGCTGGTCAACACGCCCCACAATCCCACGGGCGCCGTGCTGCCGCGGGAGGACCTCGAGGAGATCGCGGCCCTGTGCCACGAGTTCGACGCGATCGCGGTCTCCGACGAGGTGTACTCCCACCTCACCTACGACGGGGTCGAGCACGTCTCGATCGCCACCCTGCCCGGGATGGCGGAGCGGACGCTGCGGATCTCCAGCGCCGGGAAGCTGCTCAACTGCACGGGCTGGAAGATCGGGTGGGTCACCGGGCCGGCGGACCTCGTCGAGGGGGCGCGCACCGCGCGGCAGTACATGAGCTTCACCGTCGCCTCACCACTGCAGCCGGCGGTCGCGCACGCCCTGCGCCACGAGCAGGAGTGGATCGCGACGCTGCGGGAGGACATGCAGGCCCGGCGGGACGAGCTGGCGGGGATCCTCACGGGAGTCGGGTTCGACCTCGTCGTCGCACAGGGCACGTACTTCCTGACCGCGGACCCGAGCCCGCTCGGGGTGACCGACGCGGCGGCCTGGTGCCTCGAGCTCCCCGAGAAGGTCGGGGTGGCGGCGGTGCCGTTCGCGCCGTTCACCGACGCGTTCACCGACGACTGGTCGCACCTGGTGCGATTCGCGTTCTGCAAGCGGCCCGAGGTGCTCGCCGAGGCCGGGCGGCGGTTGCAGGCCCTGGCGCGCTGA
- a CDS encoding class I SAM-dependent methyltransferase: protein MDASAWNARYLAQPDAWGTTPAARIVAEVTAAEDAGLGVGAAVDLACGDGRHARWLAAHGWRVQAVDFSEVAIEQARAKDSDEGRSGSVDWVVGDARTWAPAEPVDLVVVGFLHLDLPELTAVLRDAGTWLRPGGHLVYLGHAAENLRRGVGGPQDPTLLPGVADLARGAEGLEVISLRHDLRPAGKATAIDVLLHARRWAD, encoded by the coding sequence GTGGACGCCTCCGCATGGAACGCCCGCTACCTCGCGCAGCCCGACGCCTGGGGCACCACCCCGGCCGCCCGGATCGTCGCGGAGGTCACGGCCGCGGAGGACGCCGGCCTCGGGGTGGGCGCCGCCGTCGACCTCGCGTGCGGCGACGGGCGGCACGCGCGCTGGCTCGCCGCGCACGGCTGGCGGGTGCAGGCCGTGGACTTCTCCGAGGTCGCGATCGAGCAGGCCCGGGCCAAGGACTCCGACGAGGGCCGCAGCGGCAGCGTCGACTGGGTGGTCGGCGACGCGCGGACCTGGGCCCCCGCGGAGCCGGTCGACCTCGTCGTGGTGGGCTTCCTCCACCTCGACCTGCCCGAGCTCACCGCCGTGCTCCGCGACGCCGGCACCTGGCTGCGGCCCGGCGGGCACCTCGTCTACCTGGGCCACGCCGCCGAGAATCTCCGCCGCGGTGTCGGCGGGCCCCAGGACCCGACTCTCCTACCCGGAGTCGCCGACCTCGCCCGCGGCGCCGAGGGCCTCGAGGTGATCTCCCTGCGACACGACCTGCGACCGGCCGGCAAGGCCACCGCGATCGACGTCCTGCTGCACGCGCGGCGCTGGGCCGACTGA
- a CDS encoding nicotinamide mononucleotide transporter family protein: protein MSLLVSFLDAQLVIGGVPILWREIIGNVFGLAAAIGGMRRVVWAWPVGIVGNLTLLTVFLGGVFHTPQDVDLYGQAGRQVMFLAVGVYGWWQWSRTRRANAAAAAAAAHGGPVADAPAVRPHWATGRQRAGLVVGMLVGTLLFGWIFAQLGSWGPWADAWIFTGSILATYGMARGWTEFWLLWIAVDIVGVPLLLKAGYYPSAVLYLVYAAFVIWGFVVWWRVDLAERAAALRTEGLPVERSVGAVSG, encoded by the coding sequence ATGAGCCTTCTCGTCTCATTCCTCGACGCGCAACTGGTGATCGGCGGAGTCCCGATCCTGTGGCGCGAGATCATCGGCAACGTCTTCGGCCTGGCCGCCGCGATCGGTGGCATGCGCCGCGTGGTGTGGGCGTGGCCGGTGGGGATCGTCGGCAACCTCACCCTGCTCACCGTCTTCCTCGGTGGCGTCTTCCACACCCCGCAGGACGTCGACCTCTACGGCCAGGCCGGCCGGCAGGTGATGTTCCTCGCGGTGGGCGTGTACGGCTGGTGGCAGTGGTCGCGGACGCGGCGGGCCAACGCGGCCGCCGCGGCTGCGGCCGCCCACGGTGGTCCCGTCGCTGACGCGCCCGCCGTCAGACCGCACTGGGCGACGGGCCGCCAGAGGGCCGGGCTCGTGGTGGGGATGCTCGTCGGCACGTTGCTGTTCGGCTGGATCTTCGCGCAGCTCGGCTCGTGGGGCCCGTGGGCGGACGCATGGATCTTCACCGGATCGATTCTGGCCACTTACGGCATGGCCCGCGGCTGGACGGAGTTCTGGCTGCTGTGGATCGCGGTCGACATCGTCGGCGTGCCGCTGCTGCTCAAGGCCGGCTACTACCCGTCGGCGGTGCTGTACCTGGTTTACGCGGCGTTCGTGATCTGGGGCTTCGTGGTGTGGTGGCGCGTCGACCTGGCGGAGCGAGCGGCGGCACTGCGCACGGAAGGCCTGCCGGTGGAGCGCTCGGTCGGCGCGGTGAGCGGCTGA
- a CDS encoding L,D-transpeptidase, whose translation MSLSRSGTPSLPAVTGPLALLAGLLALILVVAGCTIPVPTGSAGETTPTEPTAQAPAPATLEVVPADGATDVAVVDGVRATVENGTITNAVLTNDAGKQIEGELSRDGSEWEPAVTLGFGRTYTLQITYEGAVGGPRTDTRTFSMADPAAVVTPTLRTTGGGTLESDREYGVGIVIVAEFDQPIADRAEAEKHMKVTTSPEVEGNWFWVDDSSAHWRPKEYYEPGTRVQVELDTEGRDLGGDQWGGAGAEADFTIGDRRIAIADDATKTVSVYRNGELLKTMPTSMGKGGWATYGGVTMHFWTQPGTYTVLDKSSSVLMDSTTYGLPLSAGYRVTVDHGVRISNDGIYFHALESSMWAQGNTNTSHGCLNLSPADAKWYFDQAVTGDVVEVRGTGGPELEVWQNGDWSVPWEVWQTGSAD comes from the coding sequence ATGTCCCTGTCCAGGTCTGGAACCCCCTCTCTTCCGGCGGTGACGGGCCCCCTCGCCCTGCTCGCCGGACTGCTCGCGCTGATCCTCGTCGTCGCCGGGTGCACCATCCCGGTGCCCACGGGCTCCGCCGGGGAGACGACCCCCACCGAGCCCACCGCTCAGGCGCCCGCCCCGGCGACTCTGGAGGTCGTCCCGGCCGACGGCGCCACGGACGTCGCCGTGGTCGACGGCGTCCGGGCCACCGTCGAGAACGGCACCATCACGAACGCGGTGCTCACCAACGACGCCGGCAAGCAGATCGAGGGCGAGCTCTCGCGCGACGGATCCGAGTGGGAGCCGGCCGTCACGCTCGGGTTCGGGCGTACGTACACACTGCAGATCACCTACGAGGGCGCGGTCGGCGGGCCGCGGACCGACACCCGGACCTTCAGCATGGCCGACCCGGCGGCCGTCGTGACCCCCACCCTGAGGACGACCGGCGGCGGCACCCTGGAGTCGGACCGCGAATACGGCGTGGGGATCGTCATCGTGGCCGAGTTCGACCAGCCCATCGCGGACCGCGCGGAAGCTGAGAAGCACATGAAGGTCACCACCTCGCCCGAGGTGGAGGGCAACTGGTTCTGGGTAGACGACTCCTCCGCGCACTGGCGCCCGAAGGAGTACTACGAGCCCGGCACCCGGGTGCAGGTCGAACTCGACACCGAGGGACGCGACCTCGGCGGCGACCAGTGGGGTGGTGCCGGCGCGGAAGCCGACTTCACGATCGGCGACCGCCGCATCGCGATCGCCGACGACGCGACCAAGACGGTCTCCGTGTACCGCAACGGCGAACTGCTCAAGACCATGCCCACCTCCATGGGCAAGGGCGGGTGGGCCACCTACGGCGGCGTGACCATGCACTTCTGGACCCAGCCGGGGACCTACACCGTCCTGGACAAGTCCAGCTCGGTGTTGATGGACTCCACGACCTACGGCCTGCCCCTGTCCGCCGGCTACCGGGTCACCGTCGACCACGGCGTGCGCATCTCCAACGACGGGATCTACTTCCACGCCCTGGAGTCGTCGATGTGGGCCCAGGGCAACACCAACACCTCGCACGGCTGCCTCAACCTCTCCCCCGCTGATGCGAAGTGGTACTTCGACCAGGCGGTCACCGGGGACGTCGTCGAGGTCCGCGGCACGGGCGGGCCCGAGCTGGAGGTCTGGCAGAACGGCGACTGGTCCGTGCCGTGGGAGGTCTGGCAGACCGGCTCGGCCGACTGA
- a CDS encoding Rieske (2Fe-2S) protein yields MSEPFSAATPAPIGAAASGPATRVGPCTQRRAVLAALPGIILLPGIASACGMTEPAQPPSTVQQTTTVPATTVSAAEIPVGTAKQFKAGDSTVIVAQPAEGEFVAYSARCTHQGGVVQVIEGMTLRCPLHGAEYDATDGRNTLAPAPRPLDVVPVSESGGQLTLG; encoded by the coding sequence ATGTCCGAGCCCTTCTCCGCCGCCACGCCCGCCCCGATCGGTGCCGCCGCCAGCGGCCCGGCCACCAGGGTCGGCCCGTGCACCCAGCGCCGGGCCGTGCTGGCCGCCCTGCCCGGGATCATCCTGCTGCCGGGCATCGCCTCCGCGTGCGGGATGACCGAGCCGGCCCAGCCGCCGTCGACGGTGCAGCAGACCACCACGGTGCCCGCGACCACCGTCTCGGCCGCCGAGATCCCCGTCGGCACGGCCAAGCAGTTCAAGGCCGGCGACTCCACGGTGATCGTCGCCCAGCCCGCCGAGGGCGAGTTCGTCGCCTACTCCGCGCGCTGCACCCACCAGGGCGGTGTCGTCCAGGTGATCGAGGGCATGACGCTGCGCTGCCCGCTCCACGGCGCCGAGTACGACGCCACCGACGGCCGCAACACCCTCGCGCCCGCACCGAGGCCGCTCGACGTCGTGCCGGTCAGCGAGTCCGGCGGGCAGCTCACCCTCGGCTGA
- a CDS encoding peptide MFS transporter, which yields MTTRNAEVALADSDRRFFGHPLGLANLSGIELWERFSFYGMQGLLAYYIYYAVGDGGLGFTEEIAASIVGAYGGLVYASAILGGWVSDRLLGAERTLFGAAVMIMLGHLSLALVPGVIGLGIGLVFVGVGAGTLKATTSTVVGDMYRRTDDRRDAAFSIYYMAVNIGGLTGPLVTGALWHGNGFHWGFGAAAAGMAIGLIQYVLMRGATLKGIGATVPDPLPRPQRVRFFVVSAVVVVAVVAAISTGLIPLESLDNIVTAIAAVGALSLFALLIGSRKTQADERRRVISFIPMFVASVAFWALFQQQFTVIAIYSDQRLDRNLGGWEMPASWVQSINPLFIIIFAAVFAAMWAKLGNRQPSSPIKFALANLIMGIAYLVFLFFVGSVATPLLGIVGILFLFTMAELLLSPVGQSLSTKLAPEAFKTQMVALFFLSVSIGSALSGVLAGYYDPDDAGAERSYFLTLGIASIVLAGIVAALSPWIRKNMMGVR from the coding sequence ATGACAACTCGGAATGCCGAGGTGGCTCTCGCCGATTCAGACCGCAGGTTCTTCGGCCATCCACTCGGACTGGCGAATCTGTCGGGCATCGAACTGTGGGAGCGCTTCAGCTTCTACGGGATGCAGGGCCTGCTGGCGTATTACATCTACTACGCGGTCGGTGACGGCGGGCTCGGCTTCACCGAGGAGATCGCCGCCTCGATCGTGGGCGCCTACGGCGGCCTCGTGTACGCGTCGGCGATCCTCGGCGGCTGGGTCTCGGACCGGCTCCTCGGCGCGGAGCGCACGCTCTTCGGTGCGGCCGTGATGATCATGCTCGGGCACCTGTCGTTGGCGCTCGTGCCGGGGGTGATCGGCCTGGGCATCGGCCTGGTGTTCGTCGGTGTCGGCGCGGGCACGCTCAAGGCCACGACCTCGACGGTGGTCGGTGACATGTACCGGCGGACCGACGACCGGCGTGACGCCGCGTTCTCGATCTACTACATGGCGGTCAACATCGGTGGCCTCACCGGCCCGCTCGTCACCGGCGCCCTGTGGCACGGCAACGGTTTCCACTGGGGGTTCGGCGCCGCGGCGGCCGGCATGGCGATCGGCCTGATCCAGTACGTGCTCATGCGCGGGGCCACGCTCAAGGGCATCGGCGCGACCGTCCCCGACCCACTGCCCCGGCCGCAGCGGGTGCGCTTCTTCGTCGTCTCGGCGGTCGTCGTGGTGGCCGTCGTGGCGGCCATCTCCACGGGCCTGATCCCGCTCGAGTCGCTCGACAACATCGTCACCGCGATCGCCGCCGTGGGCGCGCTGTCACTGTTCGCGCTGCTCATCGGCAGCCGCAAGACGCAGGCGGACGAGCGGCGACGCGTGATCTCGTTCATCCCCATGTTCGTCGCGTCGGTGGCGTTCTGGGCGTTGTTCCAGCAGCAGTTCACGGTGATCGCCATCTACTCGGACCAGCGCCTGGACCGGAACCTGGGCGGCTGGGAGATGCCGGCGAGCTGGGTGCAGTCCATCAACCCGTTGTTCATCATCATCTTCGCGGCCGTGTTCGCGGCGATGTGGGCCAAGCTCGGCAACCGTCAGCCGTCGAGCCCGATCAAGTTCGCGTTGGCGAACCTCATCATGGGTATCGCTTACCTGGTGTTCCTGTTCTTCGTGGGGAGCGTGGCGACCCCGCTGCTGGGCATCGTCGGAATCCTGTTCCTGTTCACGATGGCGGAGCTGCTGCTCTCCCCGGTCGGGCAGTCGCTCTCGACCAAGCTCGCACCCGAGGCGTTCAAGACCCAGATGGTGGCGCTGTTCTTCCTCAGCGTCTCGATCGGCAGCGCGCTGTCCGGCGTGCTCGCGGGGTACTACGACCCGGACGACGCCGGCGCCGAGCGGTCGTACTTCCTGACCCTGGGTATCGCGTCGATCGTCCTGGCCGGGATCGTGGCCGCGCTGTCGCCGTGGATCAGGAAGAACATGATGGGCGTGCGCTGA
- a CDS encoding NADPH:quinone oxidoreductase family protein, whose translation MRAIHIPSHDGPAALEVVDLPEPEPGAVLIDVHAAGVTFPEVLQTRGRYQISPPLPFVPGSEVAGVVRSAPEGSGFAAGDRVCAFPGLGGFAEVVSTEPSQVFHLPENLSFVQGASIPMNVLTVHFALAHRGRLQPGETVLVHGAGGGIGIAATQFATALGARVIAVASTEEKRELARKAGATDVIAPEGFKDAAKELTGGKGVDIVVDPVGGDRFTDSIRALGQEGRILVIGFTAGEIPTVKVNRLLLGNKSAVGVGWGEYWMSNPGYLQKQWAEVEPLLAAGRLDPLVGVEFPLEKASEALELMDGRGAVGKIVLTTGR comes from the coding sequence ATGCGTGCCATCCACATCCCCAGCCATGACGGACCCGCCGCCCTCGAGGTGGTCGACCTCCCCGAGCCCGAGCCCGGCGCGGTCCTGATCGACGTCCACGCCGCCGGCGTGACGTTTCCCGAGGTGCTCCAGACCCGCGGCAGGTACCAGATCTCGCCGCCGCTGCCGTTCGTCCCGGGCTCGGAGGTCGCGGGCGTGGTGCGGTCCGCGCCGGAGGGATCGGGATTCGCCGCTGGGGACCGCGTGTGCGCGTTCCCCGGCCTGGGGGGCTTCGCCGAGGTCGTGTCGACCGAGCCGTCCCAGGTGTTCCACCTGCCGGAGAACCTCAGCTTCGTGCAGGGCGCGTCGATCCCCATGAACGTGCTCACCGTCCACTTCGCGCTGGCCCACCGCGGTCGGCTGCAGCCGGGTGAGACGGTGCTCGTGCACGGCGCGGGCGGCGGGATCGGTATCGCCGCCACCCAGTTCGCCACCGCCCTGGGAGCCCGCGTCATCGCCGTGGCGTCCACCGAGGAGAAGCGGGAGCTCGCGCGGAAGGCCGGCGCGACCGACGTCATCGCGCCCGAGGGGTTCAAGGACGCCGCGAAGGAGCTCACCGGCGGCAAGGGTGTCGACATCGTCGTCGACCCCGTGGGCGGCGACCGGTTCACCGACTCCATCCGCGCGCTCGGTCAGGAGGGCCGCATCCTGGTCATCGGCTTCACGGCCGGCGAGATCCCCACGGTCAAGGTCAACCGCCTGCTGCTGGGCAACAAGAGCGCGGTCGGCGTCGGCTGGGGCGAGTACTGGATGTCCAACCCCGGCTACCTGCAGAAGCAGTGGGCCGAGGTCGAGCCGCTGCTGGCCGCGGGCAGGCTCGACCCGCTCGTCGGCGTCGAGTTCCCGCTCGAGAAGGCCTCCGAGGCGCTCGAGCTCATGGACGGCCGCGGCGCCGTCGGCAAGATCGTCCTCACCACCGGCCGCTGA
- a CDS encoding NAD(P)H-binding protein has protein sequence MSIDRPVTIIGGHGKVALRAARILSDAGAEVRSVIRNPDHADDIRAAGATPVVADVEKLDVEGLREVVRDSGSVVWSAGAGGGNPDRTYAVDRDAAIRSMDASVAEGVERYVMVSYDGAGPDHGVSEDNAFFPYAEAKAAADAHLRESDLQWTILGPGALTDEPGGETIALGADKREDRATSRDAVAEVIAAVLRRPDTVRRTIEFSDGDTPIGEALTRD, from the coding sequence ATGAGTATCGATCGACCAGTGACCATCATCGGCGGCCACGGCAAGGTCGCCCTCCGCGCGGCCCGGATCCTGTCGGACGCGGGCGCGGAGGTGCGCTCGGTGATCCGCAACCCGGACCACGCCGATGACATCCGGGCGGCGGGCGCCACCCCCGTCGTGGCGGATGTCGAGAAGCTCGACGTCGAGGGTCTCCGCGAGGTCGTCCGGGACAGCGGCTCCGTCGTCTGGTCCGCCGGCGCCGGCGGCGGCAATCCCGACCGCACCTACGCGGTCGATCGCGACGCGGCGATCCGCTCGATGGACGCGAGCGTCGCCGAGGGCGTGGAACGCTACGTCATGGTGTCCTACGACGGTGCCGGGCCCGATCACGGCGTGTCGGAGGACAACGCTTTCTTCCCGTACGCCGAGGCCAAGGCGGCGGCCGACGCCCACCTCCGCGAGTCCGATCTGCAGTGGACCATCCTCGGGCCCGGGGCGCTGACCGACGAGCCCGGGGGCGAGACCATCGCGCTGGGCGCGGACAAGCGCGAGGACCGGGCGACCAGTCGGGACGCGGTCGCCGAGGTCATCGCGGCCGTCCTGCGCCGGCCCGACACCGTCCGCCGCACCATCGAGTTCTCCGACGGGGACACCCCGATCGGCGAGGCCCTGACGAGGGACTAA
- a CDS encoding glucosyl-3-phosphoglycerate synthase, which translates to MTEHSRTTLADRADPVRAWSARRTYRAADFRPGDLVAAKAGRRISVVLPARDEQSTVGAIVAALHSELVQGVPLIDELVVVDSHSTDATAQVARSAGARVVAQGEVLPGLGDVPGKGEALWKSLAATDGDIIAFLDSDLRDFNPAFATGLLGPLLTEPGVVFSKGAYDRPLDDGRTVLPAGGGRVTELVARPLIATYWPALGGFVQPLAGEYAGTREALESIPFAGAYGVDLGILVDLYEAYGLDALAQVDLGRRVHRHSPDSALAVMAMHQHLAMLSRLRRHGRVTGADAPGDTLTLHRRDPDDGGFRAETVRVDPGERPPMREVRAGL; encoded by the coding sequence GTGACCGAGCATTCGCGGACGACCCTCGCCGACCGGGCGGACCCGGTTCGTGCCTGGTCGGCGCGACGAACCTACCGCGCGGCCGACTTCCGCCCCGGCGACCTCGTCGCGGCCAAGGCGGGCCGCCGCATCTCGGTCGTGCTGCCCGCCCGCGACGAGCAGTCGACCGTCGGTGCGATCGTCGCCGCCCTGCACTCCGAGCTCGTGCAGGGCGTGCCGTTGATCGACGAGCTCGTCGTCGTCGACTCCCACTCCACCGACGCCACCGCACAGGTGGCGCGCTCCGCCGGCGCCCGCGTCGTCGCCCAGGGCGAGGTCCTCCCCGGCCTGGGCGACGTGCCCGGCAAGGGCGAGGCGCTGTGGAAGTCGCTCGCCGCCACCGACGGTGACATCATCGCGTTCCTCGACTCCGACCTGCGCGACTTCAACCCCGCGTTCGCGACCGGCCTGCTCGGGCCGTTGCTCACCGAACCCGGCGTCGTGTTCAGCAAGGGCGCCTACGACCGGCCCCTCGACGACGGCCGCACCGTCCTGCCCGCCGGCGGCGGCCGCGTCACCGAGCTCGTCGCCCGGCCTCTGATCGCCACCTACTGGCCCGCCCTCGGCGGCTTCGTCCAGCCGCTCGCCGGCGAGTACGCCGGGACGCGCGAGGCGCTCGAGTCCATCCCCTTCGCCGGCGCCTACGGCGTCGACCTCGGCATCCTCGTGGACCTCTACGAGGCGTACGGCCTCGACGCGCTCGCCCAGGTGGACCTCGGTCGGCGGGTGCACCGCCACTCGCCCGACTCCGCGCTGGCCGTGATGGCCATGCACCAGCACCTGGCGATGCTGAGCCGGCTGCGGCGCCACGGACGCGTGACCGGCGCCGACGCCCCCGGCGACACCCTGACCCTGCACCGACGCGATCCCGACGACGGCGGATTCCGCGCCGAGACCGTCCGCGTCGACCCAGGCGAGCGCCCGCCGATGCGCGAGGTGCGCGCCGGGCTGTAG
- a CDS encoding hemolysin family protein → MSIALSLLLGVVVVLAITALTGYFVAQEFAFMAVDRSRMGAAAEKGDPVAERVLGVTRRTSFMLSGAQLGITVTTLVVGYVAEPLIGRAIGDLLGLASVPQAVGVGVGTVLALLFSTVVQMLFGELVPKNLAIAKPEPVARWLARSTAIYLAVFGWLIGLFDKASEALLRAVGIEPVHDKEHSATARDLEHIVAESGEAGELSPELSRLLDRMLDFPGQPAEHAMVPRSRTDVVRAEDSVDEVLSKMATGHTRYPVVGEDSDDVIGIVDLHDLLVLCGDDTDGTLTQVSTVMRAPIRVPTSLPLPEVAARLSAQRSEMAVVVDEYGGFAGVVTMEDMAEEIVGEIADEHDPQAAEAPVSEGLGWVLTGDTHLDEVERLLDITLPEVDAETLGGLVIETIGDLPDVGARVDIPLPDTDVLEEISADRVLRTEVRRIERRVPAELHVVVEEAAR, encoded by the coding sequence ATGAGCATCGCGCTCTCACTACTACTGGGCGTCGTGGTCGTACTCGCGATCACCGCGCTGACGGGCTACTTCGTGGCCCAGGAGTTCGCCTTCATGGCCGTCGACCGCTCCCGCATGGGGGCGGCGGCCGAGAAGGGCGACCCCGTCGCCGAGCGGGTCCTCGGCGTCACCAGACGCACGTCGTTCATGCTCTCGGGCGCGCAGCTCGGGATCACCGTCACCACCCTCGTCGTGGGGTACGTCGCCGAGCCGCTCATCGGCCGGGCGATCGGTGACCTCCTCGGCCTGGCCTCGGTGCCGCAGGCCGTCGGCGTGGGCGTGGGCACGGTCCTGGCGCTGCTGTTCTCGACCGTCGTCCAGATGCTCTTCGGCGAGCTCGTCCCCAAGAACCTCGCGATCGCCAAGCCCGAGCCCGTCGCCCGGTGGCTGGCCCGGTCCACCGCCATCTACCTCGCCGTGTTCGGCTGGCTCATCGGCCTGTTCGACAAGGCCTCCGAGGCGCTGCTCAGGGCGGTCGGGATCGAGCCCGTGCACGACAAGGAGCACTCGGCCACCGCCCGCGACCTCGAACACATCGTCGCCGAGTCGGGCGAAGCCGGCGAGCTCTCCCCCGAGCTCAGTCGACTCCTCGACCGGATGCTCGACTTCCCCGGGCAGCCGGCCGAGCACGCGATGGTCCCGCGCTCGCGCACCGACGTGGTCCGGGCCGAGGACTCCGTCGACGAGGTCCTGTCCAAGATGGCGACCGGACACACCCGCTACCCGGTGGTGGGCGAGGACTCCGACGACGTGATCGGCATCGTCGACCTGCACGACCTCCTCGTGCTCTGTGGCGACGACACCGACGGCACGCTGACCCAGGTGTCGACGGTGATGCGCGCCCCGATCCGGGTGCCCACGTCGCTGCCGCTGCCCGAGGTGGCGGCCCGACTGAGCGCCCAGCGCTCCGAGATGGCCGTGGTCGTGGACGAGTACGGCGGGTTCGCCGGCGTCGTGACCATGGAGGACATGGCCGAGGAGATCGTCGGCGAGATCGCGGACGAGCACGACCCGCAGGCCGCGGAGGCCCCGGTCAGCGAGGGGCTGGGGTGGGTCCTCACCGGGGACACCCACCTCGACGAGGTGGAGCGACTCCTCGACATCACCCTTCCCGAGGTCGACGCCGAGACGCTCGGCGGACTGGTCATCGAGACGATCGGTGACCTGCCGGACGTCGGCGCCCGCGTCGACATCCCACTGCCGGACACGGACGTCCTCGAGGAGATCTCCGCCGACCGCGTCCTCCGGACAGAGGTCCGCCGTATCGAACGCCGCGTCCCCGCGGAACTGCACGTCGTGGTCGAGGAGGCCGCACGATGA